The genomic DNA GCCAGCGCAAGCGTCAGTTCCGGGCGCTGTGGATCCAGCGGATCAACGCGGGCGCCCGTCAGCACGGTCTGTCCTACAGCCGCCTCATCCACGGGCTGCAGCAGGCCGGCGTCGAGCTGGACCGCAAGGTGCTGGCCGATCTGGCCGTCAACGATAAGGCCGCCTTTGGCGCGCTGGCCGAGAAAGCCCGCGAGGCCCTCGCCGCCTGAGACGCGTCCAGCAACCGTAAGCTGCCGCACGGCCGGCCCGGCACCACGGGGCCTCGCCGAAGACGAGCGGTGCGCCGGTACAGGCGAGTCGCCCCGCGCTGCGCGGGGCCGAACGGGGGAATGGCCCAGGCCTTCCCCCGTTTTCGGTTGTGGCGCCCCAGGTGCCTGCGACCCCTGCCCTGAATAAGCGCAGCCCCCGCTGCGCCAACACCTGACTGCAACGGGATCAGCATGAGCAGCGATCACGCAAGTCAACTGGAAGCGATGCTGGCCGAGGCCGAACAGGCCGTGGACCAGGCCCGGGATCTGGCCGCGCTGGACAGCGTGCGGGTCGCCTACCTGGGGAAGAAGGGCCAGCTCACCGAAGCGCTGAAGGGACTGGGCAAGCTGCCCGCCGACGAGCGCCCGCAGGCCGGTCAGGCCATTAATGCCGCCAAAAAGCAACTCCAGGCCCGGCTCGAGGGCCGCAAGGCCACGCTCGAGGCACGGGCCATGGAGCAGGCACTGGAAGCCGAGCGCCTGGATGTCACGCTCCCCGGCCGCGGCCAGGCGCCTGGCGGCCTGCACCCGGTCACCCGCACCCTGGAGCGCATCGAGCAGCTGTTTGCGGCCGCGGGCTTCACCGTGGGCCAGGGCCCCGAGGTCGAGGACGATTACCACAACTTCGAGGCGCTCAACATCCCGGAGCACCACCCGGCCCGGGCGATGCACGACACCTTCTACTTCGACGCCCACCACCTGCTGCGCACCCACACCTCGCCGGTGCAGGTACGGGTGATGGAAAAGGATGGCGCCCCGCTGCGCGTCATCGCGCCCGGGCGGGTTTACCGCTGCGACTCCGACCTCACCCACACCCCCATGTTCCACCAGGTGGAGGGGCTGCTGGTGGACGAGGGCGTGGGCTTTGCCGACCTGAAGGGCGTGCTGTACGACTTTCTCCAGGCCTTCTTCGAGCGGGACCTGGAGGTGCGCTTCCGCCCCTCCTACTTCCCCTTCACCGAGCCCTCGGCCGAGGTGGACGTGCAGTGCGTGAACTGCGGCGGCAACGGCTGCCGCGTCTGCGGCGGCACCGGCTGGCTGGAGGTGCTGGGCTGCGGCGTGGTGCACCCGCGGGTCTTCGAGCACAGCAACATCGACCCGGAGCGCTGGACCGGCTACGCCTTCGGCATGGGCGTGGAGCGCCTGGCCATGCTGCGCTACGGGGTCAACGACCTGCGCCTCTTCTTCGAGAACGATCTGCGCTTCCTGGCGCAGTTCCGCTGAGCCGGCGCCGCCGGCACGGCGTCCCCTGCCCCGGACAAGGACGGGATCGAATCCATGCTAATCAGTGAACACTGGCTGCGTGAATGGGTGGCCGACACCGGCCCCACCGAGCAACTCGCCCACCGGCTGACCATGGCCGGCCTGGAGGTGGACGGCGTGGAGCCCGCCGCCCCCGCCTTCAGCGGCGTCGTGGTTGGCCGTATCACCCGCTGCGAGCCGCACCCGGATGCCGACAAGCTCCGCCTCTGCCAGGTGGACGCCGGCCAGGGCGAGCCCCTGCAGGTTGTCTGCGGGGCGCCCAACGCCCGTGAGGGGCTGGTGGCCCCGCTGGCCACGGTGGGCGGCGAGCTGCCCGGCGGCCTGAAGATCAAGCGCGCCAAGCTCCGCGGCCAGGCCTCCTTCGGTATGCTCTGCTCCGCCCGCGAACTGGGCCTGAGCGAGGACGCCGACGGCCTGATGGAACTGCCGGAAGACGCGCCGGTGGGGCGCGACCTGCGCGACTATCTGGGTCTGGCCGATAACGTGATCGAGGTGGACCTGACCCCGAACCGCGCCGACTGCCTGGGCATGATCGGTGTTGCCCGCGAGGTGGGTGCCCTGCTGGAGCAGCCGGTGCAAACCCCGGACATCCCCGCCGTGCCGGCTGCCCTCGAGGACACGGTGGAGGTGCAACTGGATGCGCCCGAGGCCTGCGCCCGCTACCTGGGCCGGGTGGTGCGCGGCCTGAACCCACGGGCCGAGACACCGCTATGGATGCGCGAACGGCTCCGCCGCGCCGGTATCCGCAGCCTCGGTCCGCTAGTGGACGTGACCAACTACGTGCTGATCGAGCTGGGCCAGCCCATGCACGCCTTCGACCTGGCGCGGGTCGAGGGCACGATCCACGCCCGCTGGGCCCGGCCCGGCGAAACCCTGACCCTGATCGGCGGCGAGACCATCGAACTGGCCAGCGACCAGCTGGTGATTGCGGATGACCAGCAGGCGTTGGCACTCGCCGGCATCATGGGCGGCGAGGACTCCAGCGTCGGCGACGACACCCGGGACATCCTCCTGGAGTGCGCCTGGTTCGCACCCGCCGCCATCGCAGGCCGTGCCCGCGCCCACGGCCTGCACACCGACTCCTCCCACCGCTTCGAGCGCGGGGTGGACCCCGCCGGCCAGCACCGGGCCATGGCGCGGGCCTCCCAGCTGCTGCTGAGCATCTGTGGCGGCGAGGCGGGCCCCGTGAAGGAGGCCGTCGCCGAATCGCACCTCCCGGCGCGCGAGGCCGTCCGCCTGCGCGGGGCGCGGGTTGCCCGGGTACTGGGCGCCGACATCCCCGGCGATCGCATCATCGGGATGCTGGAGCGCCTGGGCATGCGGGTCACGCCGGAGGCCGACGGCGTCTGGCAGGTGGACCCGCCCAGCTGGCGCTTCGACATCGCCCGCGAGGAAGATCTGATCGAGGAGGTCGCCCGCCTCTACGGCTACGACCAACTGCCCACACGCCGGCCGCCGATCCCGCTTACCGTGGGCCGGGCGCCGGAGGAGCAGACCAGCCTCTCCCGCCTACGCCAGGTGCTGGTCCAGCGCGGCTACCACGAAGCAATCACCTATTCCTTTGTGGCTCCCGAGACACAACGCACACTGGACCCGGAGCACGAGGCCTTGCCCCTGGCCAACCCCATCTCCGCCGATTTGGCGGTGATGCGCACCAGCCTGTGGCCGGGCCTGGTACAGGCGGCCCGCCACAATCAGAACCGGCAGGTCCAGCGCATCCGCCTGTTCGAGAGCGGCCTGCGCTTTATCGGTGCCATGGGGCATCTGCGCCAGGAACCACGACTGGCCGGCCTGGCACTGGGCCCCGGCAACCCCGAGCAGTGGGGTGAACCGGGCCGGGCCCTGGACTTCTACGACGTGAAGGGCGACGTGGAGGCCCTGCTCGCTGCCGGTGGTCGCGGTGCCGAGTTCCGCTTCCAGCCGGACCGCCATCCGGCGCTGCACCCGGGCCAGACGGCGCGCATCCTTGACGGTGGGCAGCCCATCGGCTGGCTCGGCGCCCTGCATCCGGCCCAGGCCCGGGAGTTGGACATCCAGGGCCCAGTCTTCCTGTTCGACCTGGACCTGGCGGCCGTTCAGACCGCTGCGCTGCCCGCCTTCCGTCCCCTGTCGCGCTACCCGGCCAACCGCCGCGACCTGGCACTGTTGGTCGCCCACGATGTCCCGGCCCAGCAGCTGGTGGACGCGGCACTCGGCGCCGGTGGCGAGCAACTGGTGGACGTCCGGCTGTTTGACGTCTACGCCGGCAAGGGGGTGCCGGAGGGGCAGAAAAGCGTTGCCATGGGCTTGATTTTACAGGATTCTTCGCGCACGCTTACCGACGAGGACATGGACCGCGTGTTGGGGCGCGTGGTCGAACGCCTCGGACAGGAAACCGGTGCAGTCTTGAGGGGGGAATAACGGCATGGCGTTGACCAAGGCCGACATGGCCGAACGTCTGTTCGAAGAGGTAGGCCTGAACAAACGTGAGGCCAAGGAGCTGGTCGAATTGTTCTTCGAAGAGATCCGGCAGGCGCTGGAAACCGGCGTGCCGGTCAAGCTCTCGGGGTTCGGCAACTTCGACCTGCGTGACAAAAACGAGCGCCCCGGACGCAACCCCAAGACGGGCGAGGAGATACCCATCTCGGCCCGCCGGGTGGTTACCTTCCGTCCCGGGCAGAAGCTCAAGACGCGGGTAGAGGCCTATGCTGGAAACGTCAAACAATCTTGAGCTGCCGCCCATCCCGGCCAAGCGCTACTTCACCATCGGTGAGGTCAGCGAGCTCTGCGCCGTCAAACCGCACGTGCTGCGCTACTGGGAGCAGGAGTTCCCGCAGCTCAAGCCGGTCAAGCGGCGGGGCAACCGCCGGTACTACCAGCGCCAGGACGTCATCGTCATCCGCCAGATCCGTGCCCTGCTCTACGAGGAGGGCTTTACCATTGGCGGTGCGCGGCAAAAACTCTCCGGCGAAGGTGCCAAAGAGGACGTCAGCCAGACTCAACAGGTGATCCGCCAGATGCGGATCGAGCTTGAAGGCGTCCTGCACATCCTCAAGCGCTGACAGGCAATTGCAAGGGCCGGCGGACTACTGTAGTATCTCGGCTCTCCAAACGGGGTGTAGCGCAGCCTGGTAGCGCACCTGCATGGGGTGCAGGTGGTCGCAGGTTCGAATCCTGCCACCCCGACCAAACCGATAGAGACGGGCCGTTCACCCAGCGTGGCGGCCCGTTTTTTGTGTCCGTAACCCCGCGTCCCAACAACCCGAAAAAGGTTGCTAAGCTTGGGGCCGTGCCGGAAGCGCTCCGCTCCGGCTGACCGAATCCACCAGGGCGCCCGAACGCCGATGCCTCACACGGACGAACAAGAACCGACACCACAGGGTTATCCCGCCCGGGTGCTGGGCCAGCCGCGGGCCCTGATCGGCTTGGGCGTGGGCGCCTGCTACGGTATTGCCGTTGCGCTGAGCCTGCTCATCGCGGAACTCTCCCTAGAGATCAGCACCGTCTGGCTCGCGAGCGGCGTGGGCCTGATGGCCGTGCTGGTCTGGGGCTACTGGCTGCTCCCGGTACTGCTGGCCGCCCACTGGCTGGTAAGCCCGCCCATGAGCGAGGCGCCCTACTGGGTGGCCGCCGGCCTGGGGGTTATCGCAGTCACCGAGATCGGCATAGCGGCGCGGCTGCTCACGGGCTATGGCCGGCACCGAGTGCTGGACTTCGATCTCACCGGCACGGCCCGGTTTGCCTTCATCTGCCTCCTCCTCGTACCCGGTGGCGGTGCCCTGTTGGCCGCGAGCTGGCTGTCCGTCACCGGCACCGCTCCGGCCGAACTCTTCCTGCTGATCGCCCGCAACTGGTGGCTCAGCGTCGTCTTCGGCTTCGTCTGCGTGGTACCACTGGTAAGCAGCTGGCTGCGGTACGGGCCGCCTCGCTTTCATGGGCGACGCCGCGAGGCGTTGCTCGTACTATTGGCCCTGTTACTGCCAGTCGGGCTGATCGTCAGCTATCAGCTCAGCCGGGCAGACCCGGTGCACGCACTCTTGTACGGCGCATTACCGCTGCTTTTCTGGGCCAGCATCTTCCTCCGAGAGAGCGGCGCGGCCCTGGGCTTGACGCTGCTCACCGCAGCGACCATCGTCATCAGTCAACTAACGCCCGGTCACGCGGTGCCCGTCTGGTCCACCGGTGCGCATATTCTCGCCTTCGGGCTGATGGCGCTGCTGGTCGCTCACGCCCAGCGCAATCTGGAGGCGGCAGTGGCGTACCGCACGCGCCAGAACGACCTGGAGCGGCTCGCCTACCGGGATATGCTCACCGGCCTAAGCAACCGCCACCACCTGTTCGAGGCCCTGGAGGAGAGCATGGCGAGCTGGCGCACCCATGGCGCCCCCTTTGCCGTGCTCATCATGGACCTGGACAGCTTCAAGGCGATCAATGACCAGTACGGCCACCACGCCGGTGACGAGGTGCTCAAAACCCTCGCCGCCCGCCTGCGGCACAATCACAAGGGCGGCGATATCGCGGCGCGCTATGGAGGGGATGAGTTCGTCATCCTGCTCAACGACTGCGCGGATGCCCCCGCGGCCCTCGACGTTGCCCGGCGCCTGCTCGACGCGCTCGATGCGCCAATAACCTTTGCCACCACCGAGCACGGCCCGGTAACGGTGAACGTCGGGGTCAGTATGGGCTGTGCACATATCAGCCAGGGGGCGAACAGCCCGGATGCCCTTCTGGTGCAAGCCGATCAGGCGCTTTACGAAGCCAAGGCCGCCGGCAAACGCCGCGCTGCCCTCTACGGTGGTGACGTTGCAACCCCGGCCACCCCCGCCCTGGGCTCGGCACGATAACGGACAGACACCGAGCCATTGCGTTTATTCCCCCGCGGGAATAGGTTGATCACTAACGGTGAACTAATGCCGTTAGTGGATAATCGACGCCCGTGACCGGGATAAGGACAGCCTCCGCGTGAACCGCCTGCCGAGACAACTGCTGCCTCTGCTGACCGCCTTGCTGGCGGGCGCGGTGGTTGTTGGTGTGGGGCTGTGGGCGGAGCGGTTGGCGGAAGAGCGTAGCCTCCAGCAGGTTCGCGCCCAGATCACTTCCCAGGTCTCCACGCTGCGCGCCCGCCTTGAGGGCGAACTCAACGCCAACGCCTACCTGGTCACCGGGCTCGCTAACTACGTGGCCACCAACCCGGACATCGACCGGGAGACCTTCGAGCAGATGGCCTCGGAGACACTTGCCCCGGACAGCGCCCTGCGCCACATCACACTGGCCCCGGACAACGTCATCACCCTGGCCTACCCGTTGGAGGGCAACGAGGCCGCCATCGGCACCGACCTTGTGAATCATCCCGACCAGGGCGAGTCGGTCCGACGGGTCATGCGGGAGCAGCGCACGGTGGTCGGTGGGCCGACCGAACTCGTCCAGGGCGGGATGGCCCTCATCGTTCGCACGCCGGTATACACCAACGACGACAACTACTGGGGCCTGGCCAGCGTACCGGTGCGGCTGGACAGCCTTTACCAGCGGGCCGGAGTCGACCGGGCCAGCGAAACCCTCGACCTGGCGATCCGCGGTCACGACGGGCGGGGGGCGGAGGGCGCCGTCTTTCACGGGAACCCGGAGCTGTTCGAGGCGGATGCCGTACGCCAGCTGGTCAGCTTTATCGGCAACGAGTGGGAGATAGCGGCGCGCCCTTCGCACGGCTGGGACGCGGCCGCGGCCCTGCCGGCATGGCGCAAGGCCGCCCTGGGCGGTTCGGCACTGATCGCCGCAATGCTGGGCTGGCTGCTGACCCGCCAGACGCTCAGCCTGCATGACTCGGAGCGGCAGTTCCGCCACCTGGTACAGGGTGTCAACGGCGTGGTCCTACGCTGGGGCGGTGATGGCCGTATCCACTTCATTAACGCCCACGGCGAGCGCCTGTTCGGATACCAACCCGGTGAACTGGTCGGCCGCAGCGTCATCGGCACCATCGTGCCGCCCCGGGACAAGGACGGGCGCGACCTGGTCCGGCTGATCCAGGCCATCCAGCACGCACCGGACCGCTACGCACTCAACGAGAACGAGGTGGTACGCAAGGACGGCAGCCGCCGCTGGATGATGTGGAGCAATCAGGCCGTGCGGGGCACCGATGGTGAAATCGAGGAAGTCTTGAGCATTGGCCATGACCATACCCGAGGCAGAGAGGCAGAACTGGCCCTGCGCCGCGTCTCTCGGAAGCTGGAGGCCATTGTTCACGCCTTGCCGGACATCGGCTTTGTGCTCGATGACCAGGGCCTGTACGTGGACGTGATCGGCGGCCGCGATAGCCAGCACTATCCAGACGCCGACCGGTTGCGCGGACGCACTCTGCAGGAGGTTCTGCCCCCGCAACAGGCCGCGGCCTTCCAGGCGGTGGTTCAGCAGGCCATCCAGGACGACAGCCTGGTGACCCATGAATACACACTCGATGCGGACTCCGAGGACCTGGCCGTGACCAAGGGGGATATGCCCGGGCGGCAGTGGTTCGAGGCGCGGGTCTACCCGCTGCCCCCGGATGTACACGAGCGGCCGGCCGTGGTCTGGTTGGCCTACAATGTCACCGAGCGCAAGCAGGCGGAGGCACGCATCCGCCACCTGGCGCTGCACGACAACCTCACCGGGCTGGCCAATCGCCGACTGCTGCAGGATCGACTCGACCAGGCCATCGGCCTGGCCCACCGCCACCAGGAGCGCGTTGCGCTGTTGTTCATCGACCTGGACCATTTCAAGCCCATCAATGACCGCCACGGGCATGAATTCGGCGACAAGGTGCTGTGCCAGGTGGCCGAGCGGCTGCAGGGGCTGGTCCGCGCCTCCGACACCGTGGCCCGCTACGGCGGCGATGAATTCGTGCTGCTGTTACAGGCCATCGAGTCGGCGGAGAGCGCGCTCGCCGTGGCCGACAAGATCGTCCAGGCGATCCCGGCGCCCATCACCGTCGATGGCAAGACCTGCCAGGTGGGGGCCAGCGTCGGTGTCGCCCTGTACCCCGACCATGGCGGTACAGCGGACGAGCTGCTCCGGATGGCCGATCGTTCTATGTACGGCGTCAAACAGACCTGTCGCGGCCACTACCTGGTGGCGACCCCGTGAGCTACAGTGCATAGGGTGGATTCCGCCCGCACGGAAGGGAACGACCCTATGGCCAGCGCTGCCTTGCAACTCGACGAGACCTCTGCCCCGTTTCGATTCCAGCAGATCCACATCGACGTGGCCCGAAACGCCACCGATGACTTCAACCCCTTCCACGACAGCCGCAAATGGCGCCTGATCCGCAACAACCCCTTCGGTGGCCCCATTGCGCTGGGCTTTCAGATGGAATGCCTGGTGGAATACCTGGTAAGCCTGGAGCGGCAGGCGCGGGGTTACCCGCTACCG from Alkalispirillum mobile includes the following:
- the rplT gene encoding 50S ribosomal protein L20, yielding MSRVKRGVTARAKHNKVLKKAKGYYGARRKSFRIARQAVIKSGQYAYRDRRQRKRQFRALWIQRINAGARQHGLSYSRLIHGLQQAGVELDRKVLADLAVNDKAAFGALAEKAREALAA
- the pheS gene encoding phenylalanine--tRNA ligase subunit alpha; the encoded protein is MSSDHASQLEAMLAEAEQAVDQARDLAALDSVRVAYLGKKGQLTEALKGLGKLPADERPQAGQAINAAKKQLQARLEGRKATLEARAMEQALEAERLDVTLPGRGQAPGGLHPVTRTLERIEQLFAAAGFTVGQGPEVEDDYHNFEALNIPEHHPARAMHDTFYFDAHHLLRTHTSPVQVRVMEKDGAPLRVIAPGRVYRCDSDLTHTPMFHQVEGLLVDEGVGFADLKGVLYDFLQAFFERDLEVRFRPSYFPFTEPSAEVDVQCVNCGGNGCRVCGGTGWLEVLGCGVVHPRVFEHSNIDPERWTGYAFGMGVERLAMLRYGVNDLRLFFENDLRFLAQFR
- the pheT gene encoding phenylalanine--tRNA ligase subunit beta, producing MLISEHWLREWVADTGPTEQLAHRLTMAGLEVDGVEPAAPAFSGVVVGRITRCEPHPDADKLRLCQVDAGQGEPLQVVCGAPNAREGLVAPLATVGGELPGGLKIKRAKLRGQASFGMLCSARELGLSEDADGLMELPEDAPVGRDLRDYLGLADNVIEVDLTPNRADCLGMIGVAREVGALLEQPVQTPDIPAVPAALEDTVEVQLDAPEACARYLGRVVRGLNPRAETPLWMRERLRRAGIRSLGPLVDVTNYVLIELGQPMHAFDLARVEGTIHARWARPGETLTLIGGETIELASDQLVIADDQQALALAGIMGGEDSSVGDDTRDILLECAWFAPAAIAGRARAHGLHTDSSHRFERGVDPAGQHRAMARASQLLLSICGGEAGPVKEAVAESHLPAREAVRLRGARVARVLGADIPGDRIIGMLERLGMRVTPEADGVWQVDPPSWRFDIAREEDLIEEVARLYGYDQLPTRRPPIPLTVGRAPEEQTSLSRLRQVLVQRGYHEAITYSFVAPETQRTLDPEHEALPLANPISADLAVMRTSLWPGLVQAARHNQNRQVQRIRLFESGLRFIGAMGHLRQEPRLAGLALGPGNPEQWGEPGRALDFYDVKGDVEALLAAGGRGAEFRFQPDRHPALHPGQTARILDGGQPIGWLGALHPAQARELDIQGPVFLFDLDLAAVQTAALPAFRPLSRYPANRRDLALLVAHDVPAQQLVDAALGAGGEQLVDVRLFDVYAGKGVPEGQKSVAMGLILQDSSRTLTDEDMDRVLGRVVERLGQETGAVLRGE
- the ihfA gene encoding integration host factor subunit alpha; this translates as MALTKADMAERLFEEVGLNKREAKELVELFFEEIRQALETGVPVKLSGFGNFDLRDKNERPGRNPKTGEEIPISARRVVTFRPGQKLKTRVEAYAGNVKQS
- a CDS encoding MerR family transcriptional regulator, with the translated sequence MLETSNNLELPPIPAKRYFTIGEVSELCAVKPHVLRYWEQEFPQLKPVKRRGNRRYYQRQDVIVIRQIRALLYEEGFTIGGARQKLSGEGAKEDVSQTQQVIRQMRIELEGVLHILKR
- a CDS encoding GGDEF domain-containing protein, with product MPHTDEQEPTPQGYPARVLGQPRALIGLGVGACYGIAVALSLLIAELSLEISTVWLASGVGLMAVLVWGYWLLPVLLAAHWLVSPPMSEAPYWVAAGLGVIAVTEIGIAARLLTGYGRHRVLDFDLTGTARFAFICLLLVPGGGALLAASWLSVTGTAPAELFLLIARNWWLSVVFGFVCVVPLVSSWLRYGPPRFHGRRREALLVLLALLLPVGLIVSYQLSRADPVHALLYGALPLLFWASIFLRESGAALGLTLLTAATIVISQLTPGHAVPVWSTGAHILAFGLMALLVAHAQRNLEAAVAYRTRQNDLERLAYRDMLTGLSNRHHLFEALEESMASWRTHGAPFAVLIMDLDSFKAINDQYGHHAGDEVLKTLAARLRHNHKGGDIAARYGGDEFVILLNDCADAPAALDVARRLLDALDAPITFATTEHGPVTVNVGVSMGCAHISQGANSPDALLVQADQALYEAKAAGKRRAALYGGDVATPATPALGSAR
- a CDS encoding sensor domain-containing diguanylate cyclase, producing MNRLPRQLLPLLTALLAGAVVVGVGLWAERLAEERSLQQVRAQITSQVSTLRARLEGELNANAYLVTGLANYVATNPDIDRETFEQMASETLAPDSALRHITLAPDNVITLAYPLEGNEAAIGTDLVNHPDQGESVRRVMREQRTVVGGPTELVQGGMALIVRTPVYTNDDNYWGLASVPVRLDSLYQRAGVDRASETLDLAIRGHDGRGAEGAVFHGNPELFEADAVRQLVSFIGNEWEIAARPSHGWDAAAALPAWRKAALGGSALIAAMLGWLLTRQTLSLHDSERQFRHLVQGVNGVVLRWGGDGRIHFINAHGERLFGYQPGELVGRSVIGTIVPPRDKDGRDLVRLIQAIQHAPDRYALNENEVVRKDGSRRWMMWSNQAVRGTDGEIEEVLSIGHDHTRGREAELALRRVSRKLEAIVHALPDIGFVLDDQGLYVDVIGGRDSQHYPDADRLRGRTLQEVLPPQQAAAFQAVVQQAIQDDSLVTHEYTLDADSEDLAVTKGDMPGRQWFEARVYPLPPDVHERPAVVWLAYNVTERKQAEARIRHLALHDNLTGLANRRLLQDRLDQAIGLAHRHQERVALLFIDLDHFKPINDRHGHEFGDKVLCQVAERLQGLVRASDTVARYGGDEFVLLLQAIESAESALAVADKIVQAIPAPITVDGKTCQVGASVGVALYPDHGGTADELLRMADRSMYGVKQTCRGHYLVATP